A window of Cygnus atratus isolate AKBS03 ecotype Queensland, Australia chromosome 24, CAtr_DNAZoo_HiC_assembly, whole genome shotgun sequence contains these coding sequences:
- the TCP11 gene encoding T-complex protein 11 homolog isoform X2, with translation MPMPKPSPGDERSQRPAGVEAAAGRPRDCGEEGPRAPASPPQGLSVNELQEISDKIYKLTLAHEIVLNGDFKLQMVEFSPLSLENRVKETLHKAFWDSLKEQISASPPDYTQAIQLLQEIKEALLSLLLPRHNQLRSQIEEALDVELIQQEAEHGALDIRGLATYILDTMAMLCAPVRDEDVQGLQSLSDPAQLLREIFRVLDLMKTDMLNFSIQSLRPHLQDHSIQYERKKFQELVDKLPNSLAHTTEWLREAVAEASASLSESQPHSAALQGAVGGSTALPSLTSVLNQGYVNLLCWEPGQKEYPETLLMDQARLQEVQAQVNQLTVTAAVLLVTSGTCGSALFGSPGFVARLKLVTKGLLEGLSCTRWVTLHFPFPEGEE, from the exons ATGCCCATGCCCAAGCCCAGCCCCGGCGACGAGCGGTCCCAGCGGCCAGCAGGCGTTGAggcagcggcggggcggccccgagACTGCGGCGAGGAAGGGCCGCGGGCGCCCG CCAGCCCTCCACAAGGCCTTTCCGTGAATGAGCTGCAGGAAATATCTGATAAGATCTACAAGCTGACCCTTGCGCATGAAATCGTGCTGAATGGTGACTTCAAACTGCAAATGGTCGAATTCTCCCCACTCAg cCTGGAAAACAGAGTGAAGGAGACATTGCACAAAGCCTTCTGGGACAGCCTGAAAGAACAGATCTCTGCCAGCCCCCCTGACTACACTCAGGCAATCCAGCTGCTACAGGAGATAAAGGAG GCTCTGCTGTCATTGCTGCTGCCACGACACAACCAATTGCGAAGCCAAATTGAAGAGGCCCTCGACGTGGAGTTAATTCAACAAGAGGCTGAGCACGGGGCTCTGGACATCCGTGGCCTCGCCACGTACATCCTTGACACGATGGCAATGCTGTGTGCGCCCGTTCGAGATGAGGATGTGCAAGGACTGCAAAGCCTCTCAGACCCAGCTCAGCTTCTCAG GGAGATTTTCCGGGTGTTGGACCTGATGAAAACGGATATGCTGAATTTTAGCATCCAGAGCCTCCGCCCCCACTTGCAGGACCATTCCATCCAGTATGAACGGAAGAAATTCCAGGAACTTGTAGATAAGCTTCCCA ACAGCCTGGCTCACACCACAGAGTGGCTGCGCGAAGCAGTAGCAGAAGCGTCTGCATCCCTCTCAGAGTCACAGCCCCACTCTGCAGCCTTACAGGGGGCAGTGGGTGGtagcacagctctgccaagTCTCACGTCTGTGCTAAATCAAGGATACGTGAacctgctctgctgggagccTGGACAAAAGGAATACCCTGAG ACACTGCTTATGGACCAGGCCCGGCTGCAGGAAGTCCAAGCGCAGGTGAATCAGCTTACTGTCACAGCTGCAGTCCTGCTAGTGACCAGCGGCACGTGTGGAAGTGCCTTATTTGGCTCACCTGGGTTTGTAGCTAGGCTGAAACTGGTAACAAAGGGCCTCTTGGAAGGGCTGTCTTGTACCAGGTGGGTtactttacattttccttttccagaaggAGAAGAGTGA
- the TCP11 gene encoding T-complex protein 11 homolog isoform X1 yields the protein MPMPKPSPGDERSQRPAGVEAAAGRPRDCGEEGPRAPASPPQGLSVNELQEISDKIYKLTLAHEIVLNGDFKLQMVEFSPLSLENRVKETLHKAFWDSLKEQISASPPDYTQAIQLLQEIKEALLSLLLPRHNQLRSQIEEALDVELIQQEAEHGALDIRGLATYILDTMAMLCAPVRDEDVQGLQSLSDPAQLLREIFRVLDLMKTDMLNFSIQSLRPHLQDHSIQYERKKFQELVDKLPNSLAHTTEWLREAVAEASASLSESQPHSAALQGAVGGSTALPSLTSVLNQGYVNLLCWEPGQKEYPELRGAVAVQLRGLRIAQSSQPLSLRPQADWFLFTDTAYGPGPAAGSPSAGESAYCHSCSPASDQRHVWKCLIWLTWVCS from the exons ATGCCCATGCCCAAGCCCAGCCCCGGCGACGAGCGGTCCCAGCGGCCAGCAGGCGTTGAggcagcggcggggcggccccgagACTGCGGCGAGGAAGGGCCGCGGGCGCCCG CCAGCCCTCCACAAGGCCTTTCCGTGAATGAGCTGCAGGAAATATCTGATAAGATCTACAAGCTGACCCTTGCGCATGAAATCGTGCTGAATGGTGACTTCAAACTGCAAATGGTCGAATTCTCCCCACTCAg cCTGGAAAACAGAGTGAAGGAGACATTGCACAAAGCCTTCTGGGACAGCCTGAAAGAACAGATCTCTGCCAGCCCCCCTGACTACACTCAGGCAATCCAGCTGCTACAGGAGATAAAGGAG GCTCTGCTGTCATTGCTGCTGCCACGACACAACCAATTGCGAAGCCAAATTGAAGAGGCCCTCGACGTGGAGTTAATTCAACAAGAGGCTGAGCACGGGGCTCTGGACATCCGTGGCCTCGCCACGTACATCCTTGACACGATGGCAATGCTGTGTGCGCCCGTTCGAGATGAGGATGTGCAAGGACTGCAAAGCCTCTCAGACCCAGCTCAGCTTCTCAG GGAGATTTTCCGGGTGTTGGACCTGATGAAAACGGATATGCTGAATTTTAGCATCCAGAGCCTCCGCCCCCACTTGCAGGACCATTCCATCCAGTATGAACGGAAGAAATTCCAGGAACTTGTAGATAAGCTTCCCA ACAGCCTGGCTCACACCACAGAGTGGCTGCGCGAAGCAGTAGCAGAAGCGTCTGCATCCCTCTCAGAGTCACAGCCCCACTCTGCAGCCTTACAGGGGGCAGTGGGTGGtagcacagctctgccaagTCTCACGTCTGTGCTAAATCAAGGATACGTGAacctgctctgctgggagccTGGACAAAAGGAATACCCTGAG CTTCGTGGTGCTGTTGCAGTCCAGCTCCGTGGCTTGAGAATTGCTCAGTCATCACAGCCGCTGTCTCTGCGCCCACAGGCTGACTGGTTTCTGTTCACAGACACTGCTTATGGACCAGGCCCGGCTGCAGGAAGTCCAAGCGCAGGTGAATCAGCTTACTGTCACAGCTGCAGTCCTGCTAGTGACCAGCGGCACGTGTGGAAGTGCCTTATTTGGCTCACCTGGGTTTGTAGCTAG
- the TCP11 gene encoding T-complex protein 11 homolog isoform X3, whose protein sequence is MPMPKPSPGDERSQRPAGVEAAAGRPRDCGEEGPRAPASPPQGLSVNELQEISDKIYKLTLAHEIVLNGDFKLQMVEFSPLSLENRVKETLHKAFWDSLKEQISASPPDYTQAIQLLQEIKEALLSLLLPRHNQLRSQIEEALDVELIQQEAEHGALDIRGLATYILDTMAMLCAPVRDEDVQGLQSLSDPAQLLREIFRVLDLMKTDMLNFSIQSLRPHLQDHSIQYERKKFQELVDKLPNSLAHTTEWLREAVAEASASLSESQPHSAALQGAVGGSTALPSLTSVLNQGYVNLLCWEPGQKEYPETLLMDQARLQEVQAQV, encoded by the exons ATGCCCATGCCCAAGCCCAGCCCCGGCGACGAGCGGTCCCAGCGGCCAGCAGGCGTTGAggcagcggcggggcggccccgagACTGCGGCGAGGAAGGGCCGCGGGCGCCCG CCAGCCCTCCACAAGGCCTTTCCGTGAATGAGCTGCAGGAAATATCTGATAAGATCTACAAGCTGACCCTTGCGCATGAAATCGTGCTGAATGGTGACTTCAAACTGCAAATGGTCGAATTCTCCCCACTCAg cCTGGAAAACAGAGTGAAGGAGACATTGCACAAAGCCTTCTGGGACAGCCTGAAAGAACAGATCTCTGCCAGCCCCCCTGACTACACTCAGGCAATCCAGCTGCTACAGGAGATAAAGGAG GCTCTGCTGTCATTGCTGCTGCCACGACACAACCAATTGCGAAGCCAAATTGAAGAGGCCCTCGACGTGGAGTTAATTCAACAAGAGGCTGAGCACGGGGCTCTGGACATCCGTGGCCTCGCCACGTACATCCTTGACACGATGGCAATGCTGTGTGCGCCCGTTCGAGATGAGGATGTGCAAGGACTGCAAAGCCTCTCAGACCCAGCTCAGCTTCTCAG GGAGATTTTCCGGGTGTTGGACCTGATGAAAACGGATATGCTGAATTTTAGCATCCAGAGCCTCCGCCCCCACTTGCAGGACCATTCCATCCAGTATGAACGGAAGAAATTCCAGGAACTTGTAGATAAGCTTCCCA ACAGCCTGGCTCACACCACAGAGTGGCTGCGCGAAGCAGTAGCAGAAGCGTCTGCATCCCTCTCAGAGTCACAGCCCCACTCTGCAGCCTTACAGGGGGCAGTGGGTGGtagcacagctctgccaagTCTCACGTCTGTGCTAAATCAAGGATACGTGAacctgctctgctgggagccTGGACAAAAGGAATACCCTGAG ACACTGCTTATGGACCAGGCCCGGCTGCAGGAAGTCCAAGCGCAG GTGTGA
- the TCP11 gene encoding T-complex protein 11 homolog isoform X4 yields MPMPKPSPGDERSQRPAGVEAAAGRPRDCGEEGPRAPASPPQGLSVNELQEISDKIYKLTLAHEIVLNGDFKLQMVEFSPLSLENRVKETLHKAFWDSLKEQISASPPDYTQAIQLLQEIKEALLSLLLPRHNQLRSQIEEALDVELIQQEAEHGALDIRGLATYILDTMAMLCAPVRDEDVQGLQSLSDPAQLLREIFRVLDLMKTDMLNFSIQSLRPHLQDHSIQYERKKFQELVDKLPNSLAHTTEWLREAVAEASASLSESQPHSAALQGAVGGSTALPSLTSVLNQGYVNLLCWEPGQKEYPEV; encoded by the exons ATGCCCATGCCCAAGCCCAGCCCCGGCGACGAGCGGTCCCAGCGGCCAGCAGGCGTTGAggcagcggcggggcggccccgagACTGCGGCGAGGAAGGGCCGCGGGCGCCCG CCAGCCCTCCACAAGGCCTTTCCGTGAATGAGCTGCAGGAAATATCTGATAAGATCTACAAGCTGACCCTTGCGCATGAAATCGTGCTGAATGGTGACTTCAAACTGCAAATGGTCGAATTCTCCCCACTCAg cCTGGAAAACAGAGTGAAGGAGACATTGCACAAAGCCTTCTGGGACAGCCTGAAAGAACAGATCTCTGCCAGCCCCCCTGACTACACTCAGGCAATCCAGCTGCTACAGGAGATAAAGGAG GCTCTGCTGTCATTGCTGCTGCCACGACACAACCAATTGCGAAGCCAAATTGAAGAGGCCCTCGACGTGGAGTTAATTCAACAAGAGGCTGAGCACGGGGCTCTGGACATCCGTGGCCTCGCCACGTACATCCTTGACACGATGGCAATGCTGTGTGCGCCCGTTCGAGATGAGGATGTGCAAGGACTGCAAAGCCTCTCAGACCCAGCTCAGCTTCTCAG GGAGATTTTCCGGGTGTTGGACCTGATGAAAACGGATATGCTGAATTTTAGCATCCAGAGCCTCCGCCCCCACTTGCAGGACCATTCCATCCAGTATGAACGGAAGAAATTCCAGGAACTTGTAGATAAGCTTCCCA ACAGCCTGGCTCACACCACAGAGTGGCTGCGCGAAGCAGTAGCAGAAGCGTCTGCATCCCTCTCAGAGTCACAGCCCCACTCTGCAGCCTTACAGGGGGCAGTGGGTGGtagcacagctctgccaagTCTCACGTCTGTGCTAAATCAAGGATACGTGAacctgctctgctgggagccTGGACAAAAGGAATACCCTGAG GTGTGA